From the genome of Raphanus sativus cultivar WK10039 unplaced genomic scaffold, ASM80110v3 Scaffold2208, whole genome shotgun sequence, one region includes:
- the LOC108810277 gene encoding protein LURP-one-related 13-like isoform X2 gives MAEQDLNNRSNTIPIIGSEFVRPQPSDLTIIGDTVKDTTGSKVFKVKTPLFGLHNKRILLDPNDSPIVTMKMKVTSKHDRWQVYRGGNLDDKIFTVKRSSSVQLKTRVEVFLKHNQTKEASCDFTIKGRFMKRACTIYVGDSTKVHEGDEKLVATVYPNVDCAFIVTLIFIFDLINMAGTGV, from the exons ATGGCAGAACAAGATCTCAATAACAGGAGCAACACGATACCAATCATAGGATCTGAGTTTGTTCGTCCTCAGCCTTCAGATCTTACCATCATCGGAGATACGGTGAAAGACACGACCGGAAGCAAAGTGTTTAAAGTCAAAACGCCTCTTTTCGGTCTCCACAACAAGAGGATTTTGCTTGATCCTAATGACTCTCCCATCGTCACCATGAAAATGAAG GTGACTAGTAAGCACGACCGATGGCAAGTGTATAGAGGAGGTAATTTAGATGATAAGATATTCACGGTTAAAAGATCCTCATCGGTTCAACTAAAAACAAGAGTTGAAGTATTCTTGAAACATAACCAGACCAAAGAAGCGTCTTGTGACTTCACTATTAAAGGTCGGTTTATGAAGCGTGCATGCACAATCTATGTTGGAGATTCCACGAAA GTACACGAAGGAGATGAGAAATTAGTGGCTACAGTTTACCCTAATGTCGATTGTGCTTTTATTGTTACACTTATCTTTATATTTGACCTCATTAATATGGCTGGAACTGGGGTCTGA
- the LOC108810277 gene encoding protein LURP-one-related 13-like isoform X1: MAEQDLNNRSNTIPIIGSEFVRPQPSDLTIIGDTVKDTTGSKVFKVKTPLFGLHNKRILLDPNDSPIVTMKMKVTSKHDRWQVYRGGNLDDKIFTVKRSSSVQLKTRVEVFLKHNQTKEASCDFTIKGRFMKRACTIYVGDSTKVIAQVHEGDEKLVATVYPNVDCAFIVTLIFIFDLINMAGTGV; this comes from the exons ATGGCAGAACAAGATCTCAATAACAGGAGCAACACGATACCAATCATAGGATCTGAGTTTGTTCGTCCTCAGCCTTCAGATCTTACCATCATCGGAGATACGGTGAAAGACACGACCGGAAGCAAAGTGTTTAAAGTCAAAACGCCTCTTTTCGGTCTCCACAACAAGAGGATTTTGCTTGATCCTAATGACTCTCCCATCGTCACCATGAAAATGAAG GTGACTAGTAAGCACGACCGATGGCAAGTGTATAGAGGAGGTAATTTAGATGATAAGATATTCACGGTTAAAAGATCCTCATCGGTTCAACTAAAAACAAGAGTTGAAGTATTCTTGAAACATAACCAGACCAAAGAAGCGTCTTGTGACTTCACTATTAAAGGTCGGTTTATGAAGCGTGCATGCACAATCTATGTTGGAGATTCCACGAAAGTAATCGCTCAG GTACACGAAGGAGATGAGAAATTAGTGGCTACAGTTTACCCTAATGTCGATTGTGCTTTTATTGTTACACTTATCTTTATATTTGACCTCATTAATATGGCTGGAACTGGGGTCTGA
- the LOC108807675 gene encoding S-protein homolog 2-like: protein MGSLVVLIGLLIMPMCICMTMSHAPNAFTPNGFDNPRTTVVIINDLGGSLPLRYHCKSKDDDLGDQTMPPRGSWFFEFKPSVFGNTQFYCSFSWGNELHYFDIYRQDRDRLFAKFGCRRCEWKIHKNGPCKLNKDNGMFDVCLPWN from the coding sequence atgggTTCTTTAGTAGTGCTTATTGGTCTCTTGATCATGCCTATGTGTATATGTATGACGATGTCTCACGCTCCAAATGCTTTCACTCCAAACGGTTTCGACAACCCACGAACAACTGTGGTGATCATCAATGATCTTGGAGGTTCTCTGCCATTGAGATACCATTGTAAATCAAAGGACGATGATCTTGGAGACCAAACTATGCCACCAAGAGGATCGTGGTTCTTTGAATTTAAACCTAGTGTTTTCGGTAATACACAATTTTATTGCAGTTTTAGCTGGGGAAACGAGTTGCATTATTTCGATATCTACAGACAGGATAGAGACCGATTGTTTGCAAAGTTTGGGTGTAGAAGATGTGAGTGGAAGATACACAAGAACGGGCCTTGTAAACTTAACAAAGACAATGGAATGTTTGATGTTTGTCTTCCTTGGAATTAA